The Streptomyces pratensis genomic interval CGGCCTCTCACTGCTGACGCCACTGACGCCCTGAGGTCCCCGCAGACGCCGCTGACGCCCTGAGGTCAGCTCTCCTCGGACGAGGCCGAGGCCGTCCTCTTCGACGCGGCGGTCGCCTTCTTCGCGGGCGCCTTCCTGGCGGTGGTCGTCTTCTTCGCTGCCGTCGTCTTGGTGGCGGCCGTCTTCTTCGCCGTGGCCTTCTTGGCCGTCGTGGCCTTCTTGGCCGGGGCCTTCTTCGCCGTCTTCTTCTTCGCCGGCCCCTTGGCCCGCTTCTCGGCGAGCAGCTCGTAGCCGCGCTCCGGCGTGATGTCCTCGACGCTGTCGTCCGTCCGCAGCGTCGCGTTCGTCTCGCCGTCGGTGACGTACGCGCCGAAGCGCCCGTCCTTCACGACCACCGGCGCCCCGCTCACGGGGTCCGTGCCCAGCTCCTTCAGCGGCGGCTTGGCAGCGGCACGTCCGCGCTGCTTCGGCTGCGCGTAGATCGCGAGGGCCTCTTCGAGCGTGATGTCGAAGAGCTGGTCCTCCGAGGTGAGCGACCGCGAGTCCGTGCCCTTCTTCAGGTACGGGCCGTAGCGGCCGTTCTGCGCGGTGATCTCGACGCCCTCGGCGTCCTCGCCGACCACGCGCGGCAGCGACATCAGCTTGAGCGCGTCGGCCAGCGTCACCGTGTCGAGGGACATCGACTTGAAGAGCGAGGCGGTCCGGGGCTTCACCGCGTTCTTCCCCGTCTTCGGCGTGCCCTCGGGCAGCACCTCGGTGACGTACGGGCCGTAGCGCCCGTCCTTGGCGATGATCTGGTTGCCGCTGACCGGGTCGGCACCGAGCTCGAAGTCACCGCTCGGCTTGGCCAGCAGCTCCTCCGCCAGGGTCACGTCCAGCTCGTCGGGTGCCAGGTCCTCGGGCACATCGGCGCGCTGGTGGCCCTCGGAGTCCTTCTCACCGCGCTCGATGTACGGGCCGTAGCGGCCGACACGGAGCTTGATGTCGTTGCCGACGGGGAACGAGGAGATCTCCCGGGCGTCGATGGCGCCCAGGTCGGTCACGAGCTCCTTCAGGCCGCCGAGGTGGTCGCCGTCGCCGTTGCCCGCGTCGGAGGCAGCACCGGCACCGGTCGTCTCGTCACCGGCCCCGAAGTAGAAGCGGCGCAGCCACGGCACGGACTGGGCCTCGCCCCGCGCGATGCGGTCGAGGTCGTCCTCCATACGGGCGGTGAAGTCGTAGTCGACGAGCCGGCCGAAGTGCTTCTCCAGCAGGTTGACCACGGCGAAGGAGAGGAACGACGGCACCAGGGCCGTGCCCTTCTTGAACACGTATCCGCGGTCGAGGATGGTCCCGATGATCGAGGCGTACGTCGACGGGCGGCCGATCTCGCGCTCTTCGAGCTCCTTGACCAGCGACGCCTCGGTGTAACGGGCCGGAGGCTTGGTCGCGTGGCCGTCGACCGTGACCTCGTCGGCGGTCAGCGCGTCGCCCTCGGCGACCTGCGGCAGCCTGCGCTCACGGTCGTCCAGCTCGGCGTTCGGGTCGTCGGCGCCTTCGACGTACGCCTTCATGAAGCCGTGGAAGGTGATCGTCTTGCCGGACGCGGAGAACTCGGCGTCCCGGCCGTCGCTCGCCCGGCCACCGATCTTCACGGTGACGGAGTTCCCGACGGCGTCCTTCATCTGGGAGGCGACGGTCCGCTTCCAGATCAGTTCGTAGAGCCGGAACTGGTCGCCGGTGAGGCCGGTCTCCGCCGGGGTGCGGAAGCGATCGCCGGAGGGGCGGATCGCCTCGTGCGCCTCCTGCGCGTTCTTGACCTTGCCGGCGTAGGTGCGCGGCTTGTCGGGCAGGTAGTTCGCCCCGTACAGCTGCGTGACCTGCGCCCGGGCAGCGGAGACCGCGGTGTCCGAGAGGGTCGTGGAGTCCGTACGCATGTAGGTGATGAAGCCGTTCTCGTACAGCTTCTGGGCCACCTGCATCGTGGCCTTGGCCCCGAAGCCCAGCTTCCGGCTCGCCTCCTGCTGGAGGGTCGTGGTGCGGAAGGGCGCGTACGGCGAGCGGCGGTACGGCTTCGACTCGACCGAGCGGACCGCGAACGTGGAGTCGGCGAGCGCCGCGGCCAGGGCGCGGGCGTTGGCCTCGTCCAGGTGCAGCGTCTGGGCGGAGCCCTGCTTGAGCTGCCCGTCCGGGCCGAAGTCGCGGCCCTGGGCGATACGGCGCCCGTCGACCGCGCTGAGGCGGGCGGTGAGCGTCGAGGGGTCGGAGGCGTCACCGGTGCGGCCGGTGGCGAAGGTGCCGGTCAGGTCCCAGTACTCGGCGGAGCGAAAGGCGATGCGCTCGCGCTCCCGCTCGACGACGAGGCGGGTCGCCACGGACTGGACACGGCCCGCGGAGAGCCGCGGCATGACCTTCTTCCACAGGACCGGCGAGACCTCGTAGCCGTACAGGCGGTCGAGGATACGACGGGTCTCCTGGGCGTCGACCATGCGCTGGTTGAGCTCGCGCGGGTTGGCGACGGCTGCCCTGATCGCGTCCTTGGTGATCTCGTGGAAGACCATCCGGTGGACCGGGACCTTGGGCCTGAGGACTTCCTGCAGGTGCCACGCGATGGCTTCGCCCTCGCGGTCCTCATCGGTGGCGAGGAAGAGTTCGTCGGATTCGGCAAGGAGCTGCTTGAGCTTCCTGACCTGGGCTTTCTTGTCTGCGTTGACGACGTAGATCGGCTGGAAGTCGTTTTCGACGTCCACACCGAGGCGGCGTACCTCACCGGTGTACTCGTCCGGCACCTCGGCGGCGCCGTTGGGCAGGTCGCGGATGTGCCCGACGCTCGCCTCGACGACGTATCCGGGGCCGAGGTAGCCCTTGATCGTCTTCGCCTTGGCAGGCGACTCGACAATGACGAGTCGGCGGCCTGCGGTCTCGCTGGTCGGGGACAACTTCGCTCTTCTCTCCGGTCGGCACTCGTGGGCATCCGGGCAGCGCTCTGACGCTGCCCGCGGTGCTGTCGCTGCGGAGTGTGACGGTACAACCCGCCCCCGTGTCAAACGGCAAAAGCCCGCAACGGCCACTCGAACGGTAACCCGACTTCCGCCATTCCTGCCGCCCGGACCACCCGGTCCGCTCCTCGCAGGGCTGTCGCCTGCGGATTCCGAGGTCCTGCCGGAGAGCTTGAGGGGAGGCCGACCGACGGCCGTCGCCCACGCCGGAGAAGTGGATCAGATGCGGGTGAAGCACCACACGCCGAGGACGAGGAAGAGTACGCCGAAGAACGTGGCGAGAGCGGTGGAGGCGACGGGGCTCACACCGAGCGCAACCGGCGCGCGCTGGATGGTGCGCGCCCCTGTCCAGACGAGGAGGGCGGAACCGAACAGCGCGAAGGCCGCACCGGCGAAGGCCGCGGTGACACTCTCCATGTTCGTACCCCTCACGTTCTTCCCCTCGGCTGCCGCCGGGGCGCTCGTACGCCGTCGCGCTTCCCGTGGCTCCCGCGCCGCCGCTCCGGGCGGGCAGCTCGGCGGAGTCGTGCGGACGGCTCACCAGAGGTGAGGCTGCCACCCCGGGGGGTCGTCGGCACGAACCCCGGGTGAACACCGCACTGCTGCCCGGGGAACCGCCGTCGGCGGCACCCACAGGGCACGCAGCTGTCCGAGGAGCCCAGCCCTGAGCGGAACCCGCCGACAGTGCCGGACCGGCATGGGATCCAAGACGGAAGGTGCTGGTCAGAGGTGGTTTCAGCACCGGCGCTTGCGACTCCTGTGTCCAGGAACGGAGCACGACCGCACACCGGGCGAACCTGCACCGCCGAGGACGCGGTGAGCGGCAAGGCGGTAAGGGTGACGTGTCCGCGCCTCACCGGACGGGTTCGATGAAGCCTTCCTCCACCAGCAGCCGGATCGCCTGGGGGGTCCGGTCACGCAACAGCACCGGATCCTCTGCCATCAACTGGGCGATGGCGTCGAGGATCCGGCCCGCGGGCAGCGAGCCGTCGCACACTCCGGCGAACCCGGCCCCGACGGCGTCGACCTTGGTCGCACGCCTCATGCCACGGTGCTGACGCAGCACCACATGCTCGGGGTCCTCCGCGCCCGGCAGCCCGACCTGCTCCTGGACGACCTCCGCGGCCAGGGTGAAGTGCGCCGCAAGCAACGCCGCGTCGTCGTGCTCACGCAGATAGTCCTGCCGTGCGAAATGGGCCTCGACGGCCGGTCCGAGAGGCTGCTCCACGGCGTGCGGCCACTCCTCGGCCACGAGCGAAGGCATCCCGGAGGCCGCTGCGGCGGACTTCCGGAGCGTGATCCAGCCGAAGCCGACGGCCTTGGTGCTACGGGCCTCGAACTCGTCCAGCCAGGCCTCGTACCGCTCGGCGTAGAGGGCGGGGTCGGTGCGGTGGTCACCGCTGTCGCGCAGCCAGAGCTCGGCGTACTGCGTGACGTCCTGCACCTCGCGCTGCACGATCCAGGCGTCGCAGCCGGCCGGCACCCAGGAGCGCACCCGGTCCTGCCACTCCTCGCCCTCCACGTGCTGCCAGTTGGCAAGGAACTGCGCGTACCCGCCCTCGTTGAGCCGGCCCCCGGCCTGCTCCACCAGGGTCCGGCACAGGTCGTCGCCGCCCATGCCTCCGTCGCGGTACGTCAGCCTGGCACCGGGCGAGATGACGAAGGGGGGATTGGACACGATCAGGTCGTACGTCTCCGTACCGACCGGCTCGAAGAGGGAGCCCTCCCGCAGATCGGCGGGGGTGGCTCCGGACAGGGCAAGGGTGAGGCGGGTGAACTCCAGCGCACGCGGGTTGACGTCCGTGGCCGTGACCCGGGTGGCGTGCCGGGTCGCGTGCAGGGCCTGGATGCCGGAGCCCGTACCGAGATCGAGGGCAGACGCCACGGGCTTCCGTACGGTGATCCCCGCGAGTGTGGTGGAGGCACCGCCGACGCCGAGGACCACGCCTTCCTCGTGCGAGCCGATGCCGCCGGCCCCGCCGACCGCGCATCCCAGGTCGGAGACGATGAACCAGTCCTCGCCCTCCGGTCCGCCGTAGGGCCGTACGTCGACGGTCGCTCTGACCGTGTCGTCCTCCAGAACCGCCCAGCCGTCCTCCACGCACTCCTCCAGGGGGAGAGCTACGGCGGCTGCGGCGGCCGGAACGGGGCGCTGCAGAAGGAACAGCCGCACCAGCGTGTCGAGGGGTGAATTCCCGCGGGTGGCCCGGAGCGCCGGGATCGTCTCGCTACGGGCGAGGGCGGCGTACGCGGGCGCGCCGAGCCGTTCGAGCAGGCCGTCGGCGGTGAAGGCGGCGGAGATCAGGGCTTCGCGGAGCCGGGGGGCACGGTCGGATGCGGGGAGGCTGGTCGTACTCACCCGCCCATTGTGTCCGCTCCCGCCGACAACGGCAGCGGCCCGGCGCCCCCGAGGGCGGCCGGACCGCTGCAAGCGGGTCTCTCACGCCACGGTTTCCCGCTGTTCACGGCGCTCGACGGCGAGGCCGCCCGGGCGGCGCGGCCGCTCACGCCCGCCGCTACAGCCACTGGCGCGCCCACCGTTACGGCCGGCACGCCTCGCCGCACACGCGCCGGTGCCGCCGCAGGCCCTCCCGCTCAACGACTTCTCGCTCCATGCCCTCTTGCTCTACGACTTCTCGCTCTACGACTTCTTGCTCTACGACTTCTCGCTCTATGCCTTCTCGCTCGCCGAGGTCGAAGGTGATGCGGACTTCGACTCGGAAGCCGGGGCCGACGGAGCGGACGCGGGCGGAGCCGAGGCCGTCGGCTTCTGGCAGCCCTTCTGCTTCGCCATCGCGGAGCCGACCTCACCGGACTGCAGCTTCCTCAGCGCCTGGTCACCGTTGGTGCTGATCTTGTTCAGCTCGTCCGCGATGTCCTTGAGACCGTCGGCGAACTTCGCCTGGTCCTTCGCGTCCAGCCCGTCGACCTTGGTCTTCAGGTTCGCGTAGGCGACCGAGGAGGCGTTGAGCTCCTTCACGGCCTCCTTCTGCGTGGTGTCCCCGCCGTCCACGGGCGGCGGGCCCGCCGACTGCACGGCCGCGCCGAGCGACTTGTACGCCTGCGAGATCTGCTGGAAGGCGGCCGAGTCGGTCTTCTGGACGTCAGCGGGCTTGCTGTTGTCGGCCGTCTGCTGCTGGATCGCGGCATTGGCGTTCGCGATCTTCTGCAGCTGCGGCTGAACCTGGTCGCAGACCTTCTTCGCCCAGTCGTTCACCTTGTTGTCGCTGTCGTCGCTGCAGCCCGACAGCGTCAGTACGAGTACCGCACCGCCGGACAGTGCGGCTGCAAGCTTCTTGTTCACCGGATTGGGTCCCTTCCAAGGCTCTCGGCCCCGGAACTTACACGCCAAGTGGGCGACAATCAGGCGCCGGGCATCCGATATATATTCTTTTGAAGCCATTTGCACCAAGGAAAAGGAGGGAGATACAACTCACCTGCTCACTCGGACACACGTGCGAGTGACCCTCGGCGGCCGTGGCCTGGCCTAGCATGTGAGCAGCGGACGGCACATCAGGATGCGCCGCCCGACGCCCCGTTGAACAGGCTTTACCTGGCACCGGCCTGCTCCGCGACCCCATCTCTCACGAAACAGCCGCCGGGCCGGTGGACTTGGCCGGGCCGCCCCCGCCGTCGTCACCGCCACCACCGCTCGGTCCCTCGCTGTCGCCCACCGCGATTCCTCGTCGCTTGGACACATAGACCGCGCCGATGATGACGACGAGGGCGATGACGGCAACCAGGGCCCGCACCCCCGCGCTCGCGCCGTCGCCGTAACTGAACTGCACCACCGCCGGCGCGATGAGCAACGCCACGAGGTTCATCACCTTGAGGAGCGGGTTGATGGCCGGCCCCGCCGTGTCCTTGAACGGGTCGCCGACCGTGTCGCCGATGACCGTCGCGGCATGGGCCTCGCTGCCCTTGCCACCGTGGTGCCCGTCCTCGACGAGTTTTTTCGCGTTGTCCCACGCGCCACCGGAGTTGGCGAGGAAGACGGCCATCAGGGTGCCCGTGGCGATCGCCCCCGCCAGATAGGAACCGAGGGCCCCGACCCCCAGGGTGAAGCCCACGGCGATCGGCGCCAGGACCGCGAGCAGCCCTGGCGTGGCCAGCTCGCGCAGCGCGTCCTTGGTGCAGATGTCGACGACGCGGCCGTATTCAGGCTTCTCCGTGTGGTCCATGATCCCGGGGTGTTCCCGGAACTGCCTCCGCACCTCGTAGACCACGGCCCCGGCCGAACGGGAGACCGCGTTGATGGCCAGCCCGGAGAAGAGGAAGACGACCGCGGCCCCGAGAATCAGGCCCACCAGGTTGTTCGGCTGGGAGATGTCCAGACTCAGCCCGAGTTCCCCCGCCTGAGCCCCCACGTCATCGACGGCAGTCGCGATGGCATCCCGGTACGAGCCGAAGAGCGCGGCCGCCGCCAGGACCGCCGTGGCGATCGCGATGCCCTTGGTGATGGCCTTGGTGGTGTTGCCGACGGCGTCCAGGTCAGTGAGGACCTGGGCGCCCGCCCCCGTGACGTCTCCGGACATCTCGGCGATGCCCTGAGCGTTGTCGGAGACCGGGCCGAATGTGTCCATCGCGACGATGACCCCGACGGTGGTGAGCAGGCCGGTCCCCGCCAGGGCCACCGCGAAGAGCGCCAGCATGATCGACGTACCGCCGAGCAGAAAGGCCCCGTAGACACCGAGACCGATCAGCAGCGCGGTGTAGACGGCCGACTCCAGGCCGATGGAGATACCCGCGAGGACGACGGTCGCCGGGCCGGTCAGAGAGGACTTCCCGATGTCCCGGACGGGACGTCGGCCGGTCTCGGTGAAATAGCCGGTGAGCTGTTGGATCAGGGCGGCCAGCACGATCCCGATGGCCACCGCGACCAGGGCGAAGACGCGCGGGTCGCCGCCGTGCGAGGTGATGGCCGAGTCGGTGACCCCACCCAGCTCGGCGTACGAGGCCGGCAGATAGGCGAAGACGGCCACCGCCACCAGGGCGAGCGAGATCACGGCGGAGACGAAGAATCCACGGTTGATGGCGCTCATCCCGCTGCGATCGGCACGCCTCGGCGCGACGGCGAAGATCCCGATCATCGCGGTGATCACGCCGATCGCCGGGACGATCAGGGGAAAGGTGAGCCCCGCGTCACCGAATGCGACCTTGCCCAGGATGAGCGCGGCCACGAGGGTGACGGCGTACGACTCGAAGAGGTCGGCGGCCATGCCCGCGCAGTCACCGACGTTGTCACCCACGTTGTCGGCGATGGTGGCGGCGTTGCGCGGGTCGTCCTCGGGGATGCCCTGCTCCACCTTGCCCACGAGGTCGGCACCGACATCGGCGGCCTTGGTGAAGATGCCGCCTCCGACCCTCATGAACATGGCGATCAGCGCGGCACCGAGGCCGAATCCCTCCAGCACCTTGGGCGCGTCGGCGGCGTACACGAGCACCACGCAGGAGGCGCCCAGGAGGCCGAGGCCCACCGTGATCATGCCGACCACACCACCTGTGCGAAAAGCGATCTTCATGGCTTTGTGCGAAACAGTGGTGAGATCCTTTTCCGGTTCGCCCTCGGTGGGAGTCGCCTCACGCGCGGCGGCGGCCACGCGCACATTACTGCGGACGGCGAGTCGCATACCGATGTATCCCGTGGCCGCCGAGAAAAGCGCACCCACCAGGAAGAACAGCGAGCGCCCCGCACGCTGCGACCAGTTGTCGGCCGGCAGCAGCAGAAGCAGGAAGAACACGACTACGGCGAAGATGCCGACGGTGCGCAGTTGCCGGGCCAGATAGGCATTCGCACCTTCCTGGACGGCTGCCGCGATCTCCCTCATTCGTTCGGTGCCTTCACCGGCCGCCAGGACCTGGCGCACGAGCAGCTGGGCCACGACCAGCGCGGCAAGGGCGACGACCGCGACGACTACGACGATCAGCCGGTTGCCGTCGGTGAGTACTGCGGCTGCGAATGAGGTGGACCGGCCGGAAGCTACGGAAACGTGCGTCAGTTCTGCCAGTGGGGTGTTGAGGAACTCCGCCATACGTCCTCCTTGACGCTGAGCGCTCAAGACGTGGACGGATTGTAGGGAGCAAAACCTGATCAAAACAGTGGGTGGCCAATGAAATCGACTTTCGTCCACCCAATGGCAAACGATCTCGCTTCTCTTTGAACCCGAATGCAGTAATGGGGCAGACGCGTGGCGTCCACGGAATTCCGGAGATCATTGATCAAGCGAAAAAGGAAAGACCCTGTTCGGCAGGGTCCGAGATGGTGATCACGCGGCCGCCGAGACAACAGCACCACCGAGGCACAGGGCTGAACGTGGGCCGCCCGGCACAGACTGAGACAGTCGCACTCAAAGCGCCATGAGGGCCGCGCCAGCGGGAGCCAGGCAAGGCGGCGTGAGCCACGCAGGCGGTGGATCGAGCCCCGGGCATGGTGGGGCCGCACCGAGCGGGCGGGGAACGCCGAGTCAGGTCAGGTCAGGTCAGGTCAGGTAGGCGTAGCGGCCGGGGCCGTCGGCCAGGTCAGGAAAAGCGCCACGGCCGGGGCCGTCGGCCAGGTCAGGAAAGCGCGACGGCCGGGACCGTCGGCCAGGTCATGCGGATCACTCCGCCGTCCGCACCAGTGCGGACCTCCACGTCGTCGACCAGACCGCTGATGACCGCGAGGCCCATCTCGTCCTCGCTGTCGGCGTCGGTGTCCGGTCCGTCCGGTCCTCCGCCGACGGGCGCTCCCTGCGCTGAGGTGCCGGCCCCCGGGGCAGGAAGACCATCGCCGACCTCGATGGAGAACGCTTTCTCCTCTTCGGTCAGAACGACCGTGACCGGGGAGGTGATGTCATGGCTCCGATGCAGTCCCACGGCGCGGCTGCACGCCTCGCCGACTGCCAGTCTGACCTCGTCGAGCACCGCCTCGTCCACGCCGGCCCGGCGCGCCACGGCGGCTGCCACAAGGCGAGCCGTCCTGACATGTTCGGGCTGAGCGCTGAAGCGGAGTTCAACGGTTGGCATGCCATCCCCCTCGTATGGGCGTGCATTTTCAGGGGCCCGGGCGTGTCGCCCGGTACCCCTGCACTCATTCTCCTCCGGAAACCGACGAAGCCGACAGCCGACCACATGGCCGACCGCCTGCTCGTGGCGGCCCGTCTGCTGCCGCCTGCCGGTCTGTCGCTGCGTGCCTGTCAGCCCTGTAGTTGCCGACCTGCACCGACGGTTCAGTCGGTTGCCGCGACAGCCTCGTCGACCGTGGTGTGAATGGGAAACACCTTGGTCAGACCTGTGATCCGGAAGATCTTGAGAATGCGCTCCTGGTTGCACACCAGACGCAGTGAGCCCTCATGGGCCCGGACACGCTTCAAGCCGCCCACGAGCACGCCGAGGCCGGTGGAGTCGAGGAAGTCGACGCCTTCCATGTCGACAACCAGGTGGTAGCTGCCGTCATTCACCAACTCGACCAACTGCTCGCGCAGCTTGGGCGCGGTATACACATCAATCTCGCCACCGACCTCGACGACCGTACGGTCGCCACCAGGCCCGGACACATTGCGAGTCGACAGGGACAGGTCCACGGATCCTCCAGCACCTTGCTATCGAGCGGTCGCCCCTCGGTCTCCCCGACGGAGGCCAGGGGACGGATCGCCAGCCGCGATGGCATTCAATCACTTACCAGCAGCCATGCACGACGCCTTGGGACCATTGTCCGTCACGCCAGTGACACACTCGGTGCCGATGGCCAAGAATCACCGCCCCAGTCGACCACCCGAGAACGCGGGCCCGCGCCCCTCTCCGACGGTGGTTCTCGACCGGCTCGCCGCAACGGCGGGCCGGGCAGCGCGCATCACTCATACGGAGCACTTGCCCCCGCGAGCGGGAACCCATGCCACCTGGCCGGATCGCATCCGGCCAGAAGTGATCTCAGCGATCGGCCGGTCCGGGATCGACCATCCGTGGACGCACCAGGCCGCCGCCGCCGAGCACGCGCTGGACGGCGAATCCGTCGTGATCGCCACCGGAACGGCGTCCGGCAAGTCGCTCGCCTACCTCGCTCCGGTACTGAGTACCCTCCTCGATGGCGCCCATGCCCCGAACGGCCGCGGCACCACCGCCCTGTACCTCGCCCCCACCAAGGCGCTGGCCGCCGACCAGCGCCGCGCGGTGAAGGCGCTCGCAGCACCTCTAGGCTCCGCGATCCGGCCCGCGGTCTACGACGGGGACACGCCGGTCGAAGAACGCGAATGGGTGCGTCAGTACGCCAATTACGTCCTCACGAACCCCGATATGCTGCACCGAGGCATTCTCCCGTCCCACCCCCGCTGGGCCTCCTTCCTCCGGTCCCTCCGCTTCGTCGTCATCGACGAGTGCCACACATACCGGGGCGTCTTCGGCTCTCACGTCGCTCAGGTTCTGCGCCGGCTTCGCCGCCTCTGCGCACGCTACGGATCCGACCCCGTCTTCCTTCTCGCCTCCGCCACCGCGGCACAGCCCTCGGCCGCCGCAGGCCGCCTCACAGGCCTGGACGTCAAGGAGATCGCCGACGACGCCTCGCCGCGGGGAGAGATGGTCTTCGCCCTCTGGGAGCCGCCCCTGACCGAGCTGCACGGCGAGAGGGGGGCTCCGGTACGCCGTACCGCCACGGCTGAGACTGCTGACCTGCTGACCGACCTGACGGTCCAGGGCGTGCGTTCGGTCGCCTTCGTCCGTTCCCGACGCGGAGCAGAGCTCGTCAGCGTCATCGCCAAGGAGCGGCTGGCCGAGGTGGACAGCTCACTGCCCGGGCGCGTCGCCGCCTATCGCGGCGGCTACCTGCCCGAAGAGCGCCGGGCCCTTGAACGCGCGCTGCACTCCGGAGAACTGCTCGGGCTTGCGGCCACAACAGCCCTGGAGCTCGGCATCGACGTCTCGGGCCTGGACGCCGTCGTCATCGCCGGTTACCCGGGCACCCGTGCTTCCCTCTGGCAGCAGGCCGGCCGCGCCGGACGCTCGGGGCAGGGCGCCCTCGCTGTCCTCGTGGCCCGGGACGACCCGCTGGACACCTTCCTCGTCCACCACCCCGAGGCCTTGTTCCAGCAGCCCGTGGAGTCAACCGTCCTGGACCCCGACAACCCCTATGTGCTCGCTCCTCACCTGTGTGCCGCTGCCGCGGAACTTCCCCTCACGGACTCCGACATCGCACTCTTCGGCCCCGCTGTGCCCGAGCTTCTGCCACAACTGGAGGCCGCGAAGTTGCTGCGCAGGCGGACAACGGGCTGGCACTGGACCCGCCGTGAACGCGCCGCCGACCTCACCGACATCCGCGGCGGGGGCGGTCGTCCGGTCCAGATCGTCGAGGAAGGCACCGGCCGGCTGCTGGGCACGGTTGACGAATCGGCTGCGCACACCGCCGT includes:
- a CDS encoding DEAD/DEAH box helicase, which gives rise to MAFNHLPAAMHDALGPLSVTPVTHSVPMAKNHRPSRPPENAGPRPSPTVVLDRLAATAGRAARITHTEHLPPRAGTHATWPDRIRPEVISAIGRSGIDHPWTHQAAAAEHALDGESVVIATGTASGKSLAYLAPVLSTLLDGAHAPNGRGTTALYLAPTKALAADQRRAVKALAAPLGSAIRPAVYDGDTPVEEREWVRQYANYVLTNPDMLHRGILPSHPRWASFLRSLRFVVIDECHTYRGVFGSHVAQVLRRLRRLCARYGSDPVFLLASATAAQPSAAAGRLTGLDVKEIADDASPRGEMVFALWEPPLTELHGERGAPVRRTATAETADLLTDLTVQGVRSVAFVRSRRGAELVSVIAKERLAEVDSSLPGRVAAYRGGYLPEERRALERALHSGELLGLAATTALELGIDVSGLDAVVIAGYPGTRASLWQQAGRAGRSGQGALAVLVARDDPLDTFLVHHPEALFQQPVESTVLDPDNPYVLAPHLCAAAAELPLTDSDIALFGPAVPELLPQLEAAKLLRRRTTGWHWTRRERAADLTDIRGGGGRPVQIVEEGTGRLLGTVDESAAHTAVHEGAVHLHQGRTYLVRKLDLEDSVALVEEAVPPYSTNARDTTAIAVLETDTEIPWGDGRLCFGSVEVTNQVVSFLRRKLITGEVLGETKLDLPPRTLRTRAVWWTVTEDQLDAARISPEILGGALHAAEHASIGMLPLFATCDRWDIGGVSVPLHPDTLLPTVFVYDGHPGGAGFSERAFHTARSWLTATRQAIASCECEAGCPSCIQSPKCGNGNDPLHKRGAVRLLTELLRTAPPEPEEGHPAKTSGVPRPESAEG